In Devosia chinhatensis, the following are encoded in one genomic region:
- a CDS encoding peptide chain release factor 3, whose translation MSIASAAEVSPRPVSEPYRLRRTFAIISHPDAGKTTLTERLLAAAGAIQSAGAVRGKAGQRSTRSDWMEMEQQRGISITSSVMTFDYDGLTLNLLDTPGHSDFSEDTYRTLTAVDAAIMVIDAAKGIEAQTLKLFEVCRLRDIPIITFINKVDREGQSPLDLIDEIQGKLALDLTPVLWPIGQGVDFGGYIDLIEKRVLNPQGKIIAEYEALEDLLEVEALVENPVFMTALETLEMAQAMLPTFDLDTFHAGHLSPVLFGSALKGVSVAELLRTLGDWGPEPRPQPAIPAPIAPADKKVTGFVFKVQANMDANHRDRIAFVRLCSGTFERGMRLKNVRSGKDMAVSNPMFFFGNNRELAEEAVAGDIVGIPNHGTLSVGDTLTEGANINVTGIPNFAPEIIRRVRLTDAMKTKQMAKALSDLSEEGVTQVFRRMVGADWIVGVVGQLQLEVLSARVAKEYGVPITFESLGYEVARWVESDDPEELKRFITAQKMNMAEDRAEAPVFLAQNAWWADRAKQDWPKIRFLTTKERH comes from the coding sequence ATGTCCATTGCTTCTGCTGCCGAGGTCTCGCCCCGGCCTGTTTCCGAACCATACCGCCTGCGGCGTACCTTTGCGATCATTTCGCACCCCGACGCCGGCAAGACGACGCTGACCGAACGCCTGCTGGCGGCCGCGGGCGCGATCCAGTCCGCCGGTGCCGTGCGCGGCAAGGCCGGCCAGCGCTCGACGCGCTCGGACTGGATGGAAATGGAGCAGCAGCGCGGCATTTCCATCACCTCATCGGTGATGACCTTCGATTATGACGGGCTGACCCTCAATCTGCTCGACACGCCGGGCCACTCGGACTTCTCCGAGGACACCTATCGTACCCTGACCGCAGTGGACGCCGCGATCATGGTGATCGACGCCGCCAAGGGCATCGAGGCGCAGACCCTCAAGCTCTTCGAAGTCTGCCGGCTGCGCGACATTCCGATCATCACCTTCATCAACAAGGTCGACCGCGAGGGCCAGTCGCCGCTCGACCTGATCGACGAAATTCAGGGCAAGCTGGCGCTGGACCTGACGCCGGTCCTGTGGCCGATCGGGCAAGGCGTGGATTTCGGCGGTTATATAGACCTCATCGAAAAGCGCGTGCTCAATCCGCAGGGCAAGATCATCGCCGAGTACGAGGCGCTCGAAGACCTGCTTGAGGTCGAGGCGCTGGTCGAAAACCCGGTCTTCATGACGGCGCTCGAAACGCTGGAAATGGCCCAGGCCATGCTCCCGACTTTCGATCTCGACACGTTTCATGCCGGTCATCTCAGCCCGGTGCTGTTCGGCTCGGCGCTCAAGGGCGTGTCGGTGGCCGAGTTGCTGCGCACGCTGGGCGACTGGGGCCCGGAGCCGCGGCCGCAGCCGGCCATCCCGGCGCCCATCGCTCCAGCGGACAAGAAGGTAACGGGCTTCGTGTTCAAGGTGCAGGCCAATATGGACGCCAATCACCGCGACCGCATTGCCTTCGTGCGCCTGTGCTCGGGGACATTCGAGCGCGGCATGCGGCTGAAGAATGTGCGTTCGGGCAAGGACATGGCCGTTTCGAACCCGATGTTCTTCTTCGGGAATAATCGCGAGCTGGCCGAAGAGGCCGTGGCCGGAGATATCGTCGGCATTCCCAATCACGGCACATTATCGGTCGGCGATACATTGACCGAAGGCGCCAATATCAATGTGACGGGCATTCCGAACTTCGCGCCGGAAATCATCCGCCGCGTGCGGTTGACCGATGCAATGAAGACCAAGCAGATGGCCAAGGCGCTTTCCGACCTCTCCGAGGAGGGCGTGACCCAGGTGTTCCGGCGCATGGTCGGTGCCGACTGGATCGTTGGCGTGGTGGGCCAATTGCAGCTCGAAGTTTTGTCGGCGCGGGTAGCCAAGGAATATGGCGTGCCGATCACGTTCGAATCGCTGGGATATGAAGTGGCGCGCTGGGTCGAGAGCGACGATCCCGAAGAGCTCAAGCGCTTCATCACCGCCCAGAAGATGAACATGGCGGAAGATCGCGCCGAGGCGCCGGTGTTCCTGGCGCAGAATGCCTGGTGGGCGGACAGGGCCAAGCAGGACTGGCCCAAGATTCGCTTTCTCACCACCAAGGAGCGACATTGA
- a CDS encoding Hpt domain-containing protein: MAQRAVAETPVAQGMTRPARPVDLVHLTKQCLGDENLELEILRLFDTTLTTYFGRLKLASSFDDLAINLHSIKGSAAGVGAWGIVDIAKACEADLRAGRPLRAERIDDLGIAVEEVRVFVTRMLAGVDD; this comes from the coding sequence ATGGCCCAGAGAGCCGTTGCAGAAACGCCCGTTGCCCAGGGCATGACCCGACCGGCGCGACCGGTGGACCTAGTGCATCTGACCAAGCAATGCCTTGGCGACGAAAATCTCGAGCTGGAAATCCTGCGGCTCTTCGATACCACGCTCACCACCTATTTCGGCCGGCTCAAGCTGGCTTCCAGCTTCGACGACCTTGCCATCAACCTGCATTCGATCAAGGGATCGGCAGCGGGGGTAGGGGCCTGGGGCATCGTCGACATTGCAAAAGCCTGCGAGGCCGACCTGCGGGCAGGCCGACCGTTGCGAGCGGAGCGGATCGACGATCTGGGAATCGCGGTGGAGGAAGTGCGGGTCTTCGTGACCCGGATGCTGGCCGGCGTGGATGACTGA
- a CDS encoding helix-turn-helix domain-containing protein: protein MIEDGERISVTEKRAPRPTPRPDRSFYASGKAFGRFGIRIFPPQIMAQPHTHGHIEFNWLTQGRMDYVFDGGGVSVGPNRLIAFWAGIPHQTVNLDAVGEGRQLNIYLPMDSFLEMSQLGRLTETLMGGGVIQLSPECVGLETLERWHADYRSGNSLRTDLARTEIGSMFRRAAIIGWETLLPAWLEKSGTRTRSATPVRYVVRMVRHIVENIADPLTAQDIAEVVDLHPNYAADLFSKVMHISIQKFVVRMRLIRARSLLFDGNQSVANIAFQAGFGSQTQFYDHFRRAYGMTPNQMRRDNIR from the coding sequence ATGATTGAGGATGGCGAGCGCATCAGCGTGACCGAAAAGCGGGCGCCGCGCCCCACGCCGCGGCCCGACCGAAGCTTTTATGCGTCGGGGAAAGCCTTCGGGCGGTTCGGCATCCGCATCTTTCCGCCCCAGATCATGGCGCAACCCCACACCCATGGGCATATCGAGTTCAACTGGCTGACCCAGGGCCGTATGGACTACGTGTTCGACGGCGGCGGGGTGAGCGTGGGGCCCAACCGGCTGATCGCCTTCTGGGCCGGCATTCCGCACCAGACGGTCAATCTGGATGCAGTTGGCGAGGGGCGACAGCTCAACATCTACCTGCCCATGGATTCGTTTCTCGAAATGTCACAGCTGGGCCGGCTGACCGAAACGCTGATGGGGGGAGGGGTCATCCAGCTCTCGCCCGAATGCGTGGGGCTGGAAACGCTCGAGCGCTGGCACGCCGATTACCGCAGCGGCAATTCTCTGCGCACCGATCTGGCGCGTACCGAAATCGGCTCCATGTTCCGGCGCGCGGCAATCATCGGCTGGGAAACATTGCTGCCGGCATGGCTGGAGAAGTCGGGAACGCGGACGCGCAGCGCAACGCCGGTGCGCTATGTGGTGCGCATGGTGCGCCATATCGTGGAGAACATTGCCGATCCGCTGACGGCGCAGGACATTGCCGAAGTTGTGGACCTGCACCCCAATTATGCCGCAGATCTGTTTTCCAAGGTCATGCATATCTCGATCCAGAAATTCGTGGTGCGCATGCGGCTGATCCGGGCGCGATCGCTGCTGTTCGACGGCAATCAATCGGTCGCCAATATCGCCTTCCAGGCCGGGTTCGGCTCGCAGACCCAGTTCTACGATCATTTCCGCCGCGCCTATGGCATGACGCCCAACCAGATGCGGCGCGACAATATCCGCTAG
- a CDS encoding ABC transporter substrate-binding protein: MLALPAQELSGELPDPPEFAAQSEPIFVSISDILEYRALPEYHEPDWVTSKYVDAGTLPPVAERLPKEPMVYKVGNMPDGVGVYGDTMRHVIGGRPEGWNYIGGQSQGWGGIDIGLSECLTRTGPLFMVKAEELEPMPNLAKSWEWSEDGKELTMHLIEGAKWSDGDPFDSEDVMFYWNDNVMDANVSPLNGATPESFGVGTTLEAIDAYTIKWTFQEAFPTQYLYTMAYGTFCPGPSHLLKPQHPNYSDNTYEQYKNAFPPEYMNMPVMGAWVPVEYRPDDIIVMRRNPYYWKVDENGNQLPYLNEMHYRLSTWADRDVQAVAGSGDFSNLEQAESYVESLRRSAEDSAPARLQFGARTIGYALQPNMSGNGWGEPDARAQAVRELNRDLDFRKAISIGLDRQRLGDALVRGPFTAIYPGGLYAGTSFYDKESTVYYPYDLEAANALLDGLGLMDTDGNGVRNFPEGTAGGADVEITLLANSDYGTDTNLAEGVIAMMEPLGLRVIANFQQGNARDDMAASGQFDWSVVRQGAEMVSIVQNTAALAPTGPRIHTFHRAGSDGTLDLLPFEQELVDLVNSFVTTSDNEERAEIMKDYQRIFTENIYSIGLTQYPGALIINKRFANIPAGAPIFQFNWAEDNIIRERVFVPEDQQGGYELHPETLPGEPGGAGAV; this comes from the coding sequence ATGCTGGCCCTGCCCGCGCAGGAGCTCAGCGGCGAGTTGCCAGACCCGCCGGAATTTGCCGCGCAGAGCGAGCCGATCTTCGTCAGCATTTCTGACATCCTCGAATACCGCGCTCTGCCCGAATATCATGAGCCCGATTGGGTCACCTCGAAATATGTGGATGCCGGCACCTTGCCGCCCGTGGCCGAGCGCCTGCCCAAGGAGCCGATGGTCTACAAGGTCGGCAACATGCCCGACGGCGTCGGCGTCTATGGCGACACCATGCGCCACGTCATCGGCGGCCGCCCCGAAGGCTGGAACTATATCGGCGGCCAGAGCCAGGGTTGGGGCGGCATCGACATCGGCCTCTCAGAATGCCTGACGCGCACAGGCCCGCTCTTCATGGTCAAGGCCGAAGAGCTCGAGCCCATGCCAAACCTCGCCAAGAGCTGGGAATGGTCGGAAGACGGCAAGGAACTGACCATGCACCTGATCGAGGGTGCCAAGTGGTCCGACGGCGATCCGTTCGACAGCGAAGACGTGATGTTCTACTGGAACGACAACGTCATGGATGCCAACGTGTCCCCGCTCAACGGCGCCACCCCTGAATCCTTCGGCGTCGGCACCACGCTCGAAGCCATTGATGCCTACACCATCAAGTGGACCTTCCAGGAAGCCTTCCCTACCCAATATCTCTACACCATGGCCTATGGCACGTTCTGTCCGGGCCCCAGCCACCTGCTCAAGCCGCAGCACCCGAACTATTCGGACAACACCTACGAGCAGTACAAGAACGCTTTCCCGCCCGAATATATGAACATGCCGGTCATGGGCGCGTGGGTGCCGGTCGAATATCGCCCGGACGACATCATCGTGATGCGGCGCAATCCCTATTACTGGAAGGTCGACGAGAACGGCAATCAGCTGCCCTATCTCAACGAGATGCATTATCGGCTCTCCACCTGGGCAGATCGTGACGTCCAGGCCGTTGCCGGCTCGGGCGACTTCTCCAACCTTGAGCAGGCCGAAAGCTACGTCGAATCGCTGCGTCGTTCCGCTGAGGATTCTGCGCCCGCCCGCCTGCAATTCGGCGCCCGCACGATCGGCTATGCCCTCCAGCCCAATATGTCGGGCAATGGCTGGGGCGAACCCGATGCCCGCGCTCAGGCCGTTCGCGAGCTGAACCGTGATCTCGATTTCCGCAAGGCGATCTCGATTGGCCTGGATCGGCAGCGCCTGGGCGATGCTTTGGTGCGTGGTCCCTTCACTGCCATCTATCCGGGCGGGCTCTATGCCGGCACGAGCTTCTACGACAAGGAGTCCACCGTCTATTATCCCTACGATCTTGAAGCGGCCAATGCGCTTCTCGATGGCTTGGGACTGATGGATACCGACGGCAATGGCGTCCGCAATTTCCCCGAAGGCACAGCCGGCGGGGCGGACGTGGAAATCACGCTGCTGGCCAATTCCGACTACGGCACCGATACAAATCTCGCCGAAGGCGTGATTGCCATGATGGAGCCGCTCGGCCTGCGCGTCATCGCCAACTTCCAGCAGGGGAATGCGCGTGACGACATGGCGGCCTCGGGCCAGTTTGACTGGTCGGTGGTGCGTCAGGGCGCTGAAATGGTGTCCATCGTGCAGAACACGGCGGCCCTGGCGCCGACGGGTCCGCGCATCCACACCTTCCACCGTGCCGGCAGCGATGGAACGCTGGATCTCCTGCCGTTCGAGCAGGAGCTGGTCGATCTGGTCAACAGCTTCGTCACCACCAGCGACAATGAAGAACGCGCCGAGATCATGAAGGATTACCAGCGCATCTTCACCGAGAACATCTACTCCATCGGGCTCACCCAATATCCGGGCGCGCTGATCATCAACAAGCGCTTTGCCAATATCCCGGCCGGCGCCCCGATCTTCCAGTTCAACTGGGCCGAGGACAACATCATCCGTGAACGGGTGTTCGTGCCGGAGGACCAGCAGGGCGGCTATGAGCTGCATCCTGAAACCCTGCCGGGTGAACCGGGCGGCGCGGGCGCCGTCTGA
- a CDS encoding ABC transporter permease: MLRFLVFRILGAIPLLFLLSVVTFAIIQAPPGDYADYIRSMLINQGGVRPDLAEIQAQAYREANGLNDPLVMQYFRWITGIVTRFDFGHSLYYNKPVGNVIAERLPPTIALALVCHLLASFLGIGLGIIAATRQYSWADTLLGIISFLGMTIPRFLLAIVILYVLVFRMGVNEIGNFNSAYWGGQPWGWGRFVDLVSHVWPVIFIATFGGLAYNMRVMRANLLDVLNSQYVETARAKGLPEGAVIMKHAVPNALHPLVAYQGVVLPYMLTGEIEVAIVFGLATVGPAIVGSMAVGDVFVTASFMLVLAATLIIGNIIADILLVALDPRIRLGGNKE, encoded by the coding sequence ATGCTTCGCTTTCTCGTCTTCCGCATTCTTGGCGCGATCCCGCTGCTGTTCCTGCTCAGCGTCGTGACGTTCGCCATCATCCAGGCGCCGCCCGGCGACTATGCCGATTACATCCGCTCCATGCTGATCAATCAGGGTGGGGTGCGGCCCGACCTGGCTGAAATCCAGGCTCAGGCCTATCGCGAAGCCAATGGCCTCAACGACCCGCTGGTCATGCAATATTTCCGCTGGATCACCGGCATCGTCACCCGCTTCGATTTCGGACACTCGCTTTATTACAACAAGCCGGTGGGCAATGTGATCGCCGAGCGCCTGCCGCCGACCATTGCCCTCGCTCTGGTCTGCCACCTCCTGGCATCGTTCCTGGGCATCGGCCTGGGCATCATCGCCGCCACCCGCCAGTACAGCTGGGCCGATACGCTTCTGGGCATCATCTCCTTCCTGGGCATGACCATTCCGCGGTTTCTGCTCGCCATCGTCATCCTCTACGTTCTCGTCTTCCGCATGGGCGTCAACGAAATCGGCAATTTCAATTCAGCCTATTGGGGCGGCCAGCCCTGGGGTTGGGGCCGGTTTGTCGACCTTGTCTCCCATGTGTGGCCGGTCATCTTCATCGCCACCTTCGGCGGGCTCGCCTATAATATGCGGGTGATGCGCGCCAATCTGCTGGACGTGCTCAATTCCCAATATGTCGAGACGGCCCGGGCCAAGGGCCTGCCCGAGGGCGCAGTCATCATGAAGCATGCCGTGCCCAACGCACTGCATCCCCTGGTCGCCTATCAGGGTGTCGTCCTCCCCTACATGCTGACGGGCGAGATCGAGGTCGCCATCGTCTTCGGCCTCGCCACGGTCGGCCCGGCCATTGTCGGCTCCATGGCCGTCGGCGACGTCTTCGTCACCGCCAGCTTCATGCTTGTTCTGGCCGCCACGCTCATCATCGGCAACATCATCGCCGATATCCTGCTCGTTGCGCTCGATCCGCGCATTCGCCTCGGAGGCAACAAGGAATGA